GGGTCATGCTCCAGTTTTTTCTTACCCTTGTGAAAGAAAATGTACAtacctgcatgcacacacatccacagagATGCTTTCATGTTTACAACCCACTGCCAATAGACTGGCAGGCTGCAGTGAAGTCTGGcacttctttgtgtgtgtgtgtgtgtgtgtgtgtgtgtgtgtgtgtgtgtgtgtgtgtgtgtgtgtgtgtgtgtgtgtgtgtgtgtgtgtgtgtgtgtgtgttggtgacaTAGGCACAGTGTTCAGGCAGATGGCAGATTAGATGATGGCAGACTTGTCCAAACTAGGCTCCCTGCTCTCCCTCTATGTTTGCTTTCTCCTCCATTTCTCCGCAGTGCCTCAGTtcacatctttgtgttttttatacaCCTCATATTCATCTGTGGGAATCACCTCTCGTCATCGACAAGTGTTAGAAATAGGCCTCGGTGACGCCTGCAGCTCTCCACACCTCCAGGatgtctgcttttgtttccaGACGAGGCTGAGGAGCTAGCTGTGAAATTGGAGCGCAGTGCTAATTTTCTCCCTCACTGACACCCGTGGCTGTCTGTCAATGTGGGTTTTTGATGCTTTGATAGTTAGTAACCCCCTCAAGGCACGACTATACACAGTGGTACCAGAACTGTTGTATTGGGTGTGTAGAATAAGGTTACACAAAGCAAGGCTTCACTTTCTTTTGTTatcttttgtgtttatatttctgtttagAGCTGCGACAATAAGTCGACTAGTTGATCGTCAGAAAAGAAATCGGCAACTATTGTCAAAGGATTCAtcattttaagtaatttattattttattaaagtaGAATATGCCAAACATTTCCCAGTTCCAGCTTGTAATGTGTCATATTATTGATCATGTTTGATAGTAAATGTaatatgtttgcatttttagGGATTTGATTGAATAAAACAGCTTTGATTGAATAAAACAGCTCTCAGAAGCTTTCGTTTCTGAGAGCTGTTCAGCAGTCGGcggtcagagctagcttgtctgcTCTGGTTAGCTTGACTTTCAGCTCATCGTTCTTCACCTGAAAGTATTTTCAAAGTGTTTAGTCAGAGTAGCTCTCGATGACATAACATACACGGGCTTGAGGTACCAAACTAGCTCTTTCAATCCCTCACCCTCTACCACACTGATAGGCAGCATATTGGTCTCAATCATTGAGCACACCAACTGGGTGATGGCCTAATAACAAAGTAACACCTACGTTATCATTATAGATAGACGGTAGGATaagcatgctaggctaacagtctgtcagctgtgttactttaattattatgattaacggctgtaatgggaaattgctgatcactcaataaacacacaaagagagcattgtcaggttatgaaataatgtaatcaaataatacaatcagaagtataatgcatcatagttctggagacaaagatacataccacctagctatcttttctttgtctgaaaggttggcacttaaccagtcccttaaatactagTCGTACAGAatttaaaacatctgtttactaaccttacaggtcagcaaacaaccctcagatagaaacataagtcaaaagttcagctaacctaggaacagtctttcttcacgaccatatatgacagtacataagcatgcaccaggtagcatcacaaaataacattagtTCCATATTAgattaaggacaaaccacactatcctctaaaagcttatcagttttacacataaacatctacataactacagtttatcttatcactggctcaggtaagggtataacagaataaactaactgttaaacacacaactgcctcatcttacacagcaaagaactaagtttagaacagacacagcacagaggaatttagaacatgtgtgaaacacaaactaacactaaactgaagtTAAACActatctgaaacatgtatgatatatttaaggaatacatcaaatgataacctattaatcagttttcttttacacagCTAACTGTTGACATCCCTTTTTTTTGATTTATCAATTATAGAAattagttggtgattaattgactaatcgttgcagctctagttatTTGCAGCCCTGTTTCCATTTAAGTAAAAGATGAATGTTCTTGTCAGCCTCATGAATGTTCTAGTTTAATCATTATAGTATTTATGAACATAAACAACGCAGTCAGACCTTGAGACCTTCATAAATACTAGctaatttcagtttttggttttatttagagctgaaacaaacaCTAAACTGTGATGGTTTTGATAATAGTTTCAttgttaaaatacatttgcagaCACAATTTCCTtattccagcttttcaaatgagaagatttgctgcttttttgtcttACATGGTAGCAAATTAAATATCATTGTATTTTAGATTGTTGGTTGGGTGAAGGAAGCAATTGGAAGACGTCACCAATTCCTGTCctagaccaaacaattaattgagaaaaagtttgtttgtatttagCTACAGAGAGAACAtgccatgtttgttttgttttctttcctctacATGTAATCTGTTGGCAGTATGAAACAGAGACTGTATGTACCATGAGGTTCCTCAGCAGGTCATTATGTAAAAGGTAGCGGCCGCCTCCTGGTATTAGCCTGCAGGTGGAATCAGGCTTCTGTCTGCCGCAAGTTAACTTCCACCGCTGCCTCTAGTACCGGGTGTGTGGCTGTAAGCTGCCTAAGCCTTTCTTGTCTGCAGGAGATTAGCTTGTGTGAGAAGGATTAGGACTagggtgtgtgtttatgtgtgtgtggtatgtatgtatttgtgcgTATGTGTCGTACAGTAGGTTGGCAGTGTCTGGCAGTCAGTGTTGGCCTGTGAGGGGTGTGTAAATAATTCCCTGTTCTTTCTTACTATAGCCAAAGACCTCAACATGCCACCCCAGCTGGTCCCCTCCCACAGGCCGCACCGATTATGCTGAGCCCACGTCTTTGATTGGCTTTCTTCATCTGTTTTCCTGatatcctgttttgttttgtttttttctttctctacagAATGAAGAATTGGATAAGAAGTACGCCGGccttttggaaaaaaaatggaccTCAGTCATCAGATTACAAAAGAAGGTTTGTGGGTTTTTTCCTCCTCAAAGAATGCTTGTGGGGATTGTAGTCTTGTGAACGGTTCGTGACATTACTGTTGGATCCGCTGTGAACACCAAATGAAAGTCTTCCAAGCAAAACATTAACCCCACTGTTGATGTATGATAATTTGTCTAAAACGCAGACTCGCACAAACCTAAAAGCCAATATCTTAAGAATCTTTATATTCCCTCCTTCTAGACATGTTTCTATATATTTCACCATCTGCCTCTACACTGCTAACCTGTACCTGTGTGCTCTCCGCAGGTGATGGAACTTGAATCCAAACTGAATGAAGCAAAGGAGGAGATCACCCTGGGTGGGCCCGTCACACAGAAGCGCGACCCCAAAGAGTGGATCCCACGCCCGCCAGAACGGTACGCGCTGAGTGGCCACCGCAGTCCGGTCACCCGCGTCATCTTCCACCCAGTCTTCAGTGTCATGGTGTCGGCTTCTGAGGACGCAACAATAAAGGTCAGTGCTGCCGGATGGTGGAAATTGtggtttctttaatctttttttatggtttttcaacagtttttcagGGGTTTCAAAAGCTGCAGcaggtgatttcactgataAGTTTATAAGTTGATAAGTCTATCAGTGAAATCACTGCTGGCTTGTTCTCCTCCTTCACACATTATTTGATAACCCTGATCTGTTTTCTGCATCTATTGATGTTTCTTTACAGACAAGCATCTATCTCTCAGTACACCGCAAAGAGAATAAATACCCTTAGAAGTCTCACAATAAGCTTGAAAAATCGGTTTTCCTGGAATAAACAGTGACTGCTACGCTTTTCTAATatctttcattttaatatattatttactgAAGACATGTGATTGAAACATGAATCAATGAAGCATcataataaatagaaaaaatatgtttggcAGTGATTCAGTTACCTTGCGAAGCAGCTGAATTCATcgtgtcaggcttcaagttatgcgcttgtgtccaaaccaccagtggttcTGACCAGTCAGCGccacgaatccagctgcctcacaaggtaagacggtgatagacggtgatggacagatggttcatccaatcacctgccaagtatttctTTGAAAGTACAGTTTCTATGGACGACTtttcagatggttctgtgtaacaaaccatctggcgaGTCAGGTTAGAGATTCAGGAATAAGAGtaaaattagatttattttttgcctCAGGCTCTGAATATAAATCAAATTGTTTGCAGGATTAATGTTGACACAATCTACCTTGAGGACCTTCTCTTAATGAGaattcattcaattcaattcagtcgACCAGTTATTGAATGCATTTCTTTGCGGTTTCCCTCATCTGCCTGATAAACTGATACATTCTCCTTGGATCTGGATTAGAGATCCGGCAGACCACCCCTCTTTCCTCTTGTTCCACTCACTAAAGTCAAACATGAACTGTTCACCATTGTCCAGTATGTTCAGCATGTGCTgccatttctgtctgtctggaaTGTAAACAAAACTCAGCTGTGCTGGACTTTTGGTTGTTATAGTAACATCTGAACTATAATTACAAAATGTCATGTGATAAAGCGTCAGCCCACACGCTGTCACACGACACTTTTCACTTAAGTATAAATTCAGCATTAGTGTAAAACATCAAGTCACACAAGTCAAGGTGTTTCTCGGTATATCATGAGTGTAAATAACCACAACTGATGTTCAGTTCAGGCTGTTTTCTGCAAATCCTGTTATTTAGTGCACGATGTCTCCAGCTACAGATCCTCAGGTTGACCAGGTAGCACAGCTGTGACTCTGCTTGGGTGATATTTGGGGAGGATAATGTTTCCATGAAGATGTGTAGATTACAGCAAATATTTCTACTCATGAGAAATGTTTGAAGATAATTTTGTATGTCGGtttcagagacaaaaacacattgtaaAGATTTATCAGTTGCCTGATTGTTGGAGCTTCCTCTGTTTGTCTTCAGAGATCAGGCCAACTTGAAATTTGGAAATGAACCCCATCACAGCATCTTGTTGGACAGCAGAGAGGCGGCTGCTTGTGAGACAGACTGCAGTcttctgttgctgttttgtcaGATTGTCACATGTCCTCCCCACATTAGAACAATAGGATTCAGGTTTAAAATCAACGCAGCGGTGTTTTAGTTTAGTATCAGCTTGGAGGCAGCTTTTGCTCCCTCTGTTGACTTCTCTCTAATGCCTCGCTCCTCAGCTTTTCCTCCACTGCTCTAACTCTCCTCTGTAGACACGCCCTGGATTACAcatgtatttctctctctctgtcatctaTGTATCCCTAGATTCCATATATAAACTCCATGATCTGTCTCTAGGCTATTTCTGCAGCAGCGTCTCATCCTTGCCTCACTGCACAATACCAATATTCTGTTGAGCTGTTTGTtctgtgtattttattcatgAGACAATAAGAGACACATGTACATTTCCTCCTCGGCTACACCCACACAGCAGGGATTCCTCTCCTCGTTTTGGCATCTTCTTCCTTTTCCAACACcgcctctccctccctctgccaCCCTCCATTTATCCTCCACTTTAAGCATCAGCTGCCCCACCATGACTACCCACCATCATAGCCCTCCATGCCTCAGGAGGAGCCAGACTTGGGCTGACATCTAAAATTCTGCTCCGCCTTCTTGCACCtctgcctttttctctctctgtggccTGACCTGCACTCCCTTTGTGTCCTACTTTCCTCCCTTTGAACAGATCTGTTGAATTTTTAATTGAGGAGTAGACCTTTTGAGCTCTTACACTCTGTCACTGACTGAGGAGCTCATCTGCTTTCCACCTCACGCCAGTAAAGGCCGCCCAGCCTGATAATCAGCCTGAACGCTACAGAGTTTCACATTATGCTTATGATGGCTGATTTTATTTCTGGGAGGAGagctgttttgtcttgttttgcccTCATCAATGAGTAGTGAGACGTCTATCAGCCAACTAATTTTTCAGACAACGCAGAAACTGCAGTTAATTGAGAAATcaactattttaaaatataaaatgtcagaaaatagggAAAAGTgtgtgacgtcttcaaatgtcttgttttatctgatcaacagtgaaaaatccaaagaaattcagtttactcaTGTACGACACAGAAAAGCCtcaaattctcaaatttgagaagctgcaaccaggaaatgtttggcatttctgcttgaaacaattgttcaattatcaaaaaaaaaatccctattTCCAGCTTCTCACTTTGCTTCCTGTCTTGGTGTTATGTgaaagtaaattgaatattttgaggTTTTGTGCTGTTAGTTTGATtaaaacaagctatttgaagATGGCACTTTTGGTTTCAGGGAACTTTGGCAggaattttaaatgttaaatgtgtagTAGATAAACTGGTACATTAATTAATCGGATCGATTTTCAGGACAGTcaatgaaatgttgtgttttaggagttgttatttctgtacAGCTGCGTGAATCTAATCTACGCTTTGGAAATATTTGGTTATTTTATGTAGTTCATGCATGTGTTTAACTAGCTACTTGGTTAGCACGCTATGTAGGAAGGTGATGTCAACAGTCAGTTATTTCTCCAACCTATGGGCACAACTCCAGACCTATAACCTAGACCTATAAATCGCTGAGCAAGTCAGATGTGGGCAGCGAGTCAGGGGTCTGGAACCAGGATAGAGACCGTCTTCCTGCTATTTCTCTTCCCATCAGCGTGCACGGTGTTAAGTGTCACAGGGTTTTGCTTTCTAAGCCAAATTGTACCCTGTTTTTGCCCTTTCTCTTCTTACTCACTCCTGTGTTTGTATTGTCCCTCACTCTGTTAGTTTTGCATCATCCTCCCCTTCATTTTCCtcgtcctctctcctcctctgctgctaaCGAGGCAGATCTTTGCATGGCGAGATGTTACCTCGAGTTCACGTCTAACCTTTCACAGTATGTAAATCAGCAGGTTTTGAGTGCAGAGCTGTGCTCGCTCAAACATGTCAACCAGAGGCAGGTCTAATTTAGACAAGGGCCAAAGAGCTTGTGTGTCAGTTTACCCGTCGTTTACTTCATGAATGGCACATACAAAGAAAGTCTTTGTGTTATTGTTGGCCTTTGAATGACTAAGATCCAAGGCATTTTCTCTGAAAGAATGTAAACTATTAATCATTGTGAAATAGGGCAAGTTGTTTGGCAGCCAGCTGCGTTAATGATGCTCTAAAGAAGTGCCAGTGAGAATGATCAGTTTCTTAGAGTTGAGTTACAGGCAGCCAATGGATTATGTGCCTaagatgctgctgctgaataCAGTTATGAGTAGACCTGGTGTACCTCCAAACACATTAACTACATTGATCTTCTCTAGGATAAACCCCCCCTGTGCACTTTGTACCTCGCAGCCATCTGCACTGTCTGTAGCTTCCTTTAGAGGGGGGAGGCAGAAGGGCTGGGGGAgtagtggaggaggaggaggagagggtgggggtctccTGTAACCGTCTGCCCAAAATCCCCCACCCCAAGAGAGGAACCAAGGAGGGTTTATCCCTCTGACAAACCGTCTGTCTGCTTGAAAGCCAGAGAGGACATAACAGCTTTCTCAGGCTAGAAAATCAGGCTTTACTACTATTCACTCCATATTCTGTCTGTACTCCAACTGGCAGTGGCGTACTCGGCACAATAAACTCTCTCTTGGCTTTTATCAGTCCTAACTGTAACCCTAATCAGCATCCTGGCACATGTGTCTGGGCCATTAGCAACAGTAATGCGTCACAGATCCTGTAATTCAATATATAAAGGGGGTGTGGTGTGGCTTGTATGAGCTCTTGGGACAAAAGTCATGGCAGTAcagtcatttttaataattctgCCATCAGCATGTCTTATTGTGGAGGCTGTAATGTGACTTCCCTGCTCAGCTTGgttctctctgtttgtcctcTCAGCATATTTTGGCTGCTGGACTGTTTAGCTGAGAAACAGAGTGACATGGGGCCACAGATGATGTGACATTTGGGGGCTTTGCTGGTGTTTGGAAAGGGATTCAGCTCAGAAATGAACAGAAGAGCGTTTCTCAGCGGTATACAGGctgtgatgtttattttttatgttctgTAATATGTCGGTCTCTCTAAAGTTGATATATGTGCTCATCTTCAGGTGTGGGACTACGAGACAGGAGACTTTGAACGCACACTGAAGGGCCACACAGATTCGGTGCAGGACATCTCTTTTGACCAGACCGGAAAACTGCTAGCTTCCTGCTCTGCAGACATGACTATCAAGCTGTGGGACTTCCAAGGCTTCGAGTGCATCAGGACCATGCATGGTaagaagataaaaacacaatttctttaACAGGGTTTCTGCAGATCCTAAAAAGCATTTAATTGagtttcctcaaaaaaaaaaggttcctTAAATTGAATTTATAAAAGTCTTAATATTTTCTCTTGCAGGAAGTAATATtagttgaaatgtttttgtatccGATCGCAGGCTGTCAGGAGATGTTATACATCTCTAACCTGAGAGTGTGATTGCTTTGACAGTGGACTGTACGTGCAGGAGGCTGTTGAATCCTTTGTTTTGGAGTTTCAGTCAGCGCCATCAGAACTGGAGCAAACCGTGTCGCTACTGTCTGCTACCGTAGATAGGCAGCTCATCAACGCATAATGgacaagtgtttgtttttggtaCAAACCTAAAAGAGTTTcactcatttttcattttggtttcattttggttaattcatccattttctgctgcttgtCTGAGTCcagattatgtttattttaagttatcatatcatatcaagaGTATTAATGGCTTTCTAAATACAAAAAAgatcttttaaaatgtcttgaatTTAACTTGGTGAACCCTGCAGACACCCACTTTTTTTGACAAGATAAAGCAGAAAGACGAGCATTGTCCAAAATCAGCAGACAAGTATCACAGCTGCTACCATCCGTGTTACCCGTGTTGAACGCGCTTCGTTATGGTTTCCGCATCATTGCTGTATAAACGTCGCTTGTGAAAACCAGCTTGTGACTGTGCGCGGGGCTCAGGTGATGCAGATGCTGTTCGTTATCACATTTGATGCCGTGGATGAGGCTCAGTCTGCTCCAATTCACAGCCTCACCCTCTGCTGAGATTCACGAGCAGCTCTTGACAAATGGACAGTTTTAGTCGTCTCTCTTAGTAGCCTCTCCCCGCCACGGGATACTCCTACAGGCTCTTGACAACATTTAATAGTAAAGAATCGTTTCAGGTTTTTTAATAAGCCCATCTACATTCATTTTCCTATCAGTGAATCTACAACGCCATTGGTCATGTCATCACTGAAGCAGCCCTCAGGCGTACTCCCCCCCTGTTTAACACCCTAATTGCCAAGTAAATGATGGCAGCATAGCGTACATGTACCTTCAGGCTCTTCTGATTTTAGGGACCACCATAGGAATCACCCCGCCACCGCCCCCACTCCCACCAGCCAGCAGCAGTTTAAACAATACGAAGCCTCAGCATTTCACAATTTATTTAGCTCTCGTCTTCAAACCTCCACTAGAAGTGCCCATTAATGTCTGACTGTGAAGCTGCCATGAATGAAtatcaattaaataaataaaccttctTGGCAAACAGACAAGAAGCTCGCCGGAGTTGTAAATCCGGCATTTTGTGCAAGTGAGCAACAGATTTCACTGGCTGccaatctttctttcttttttttctttttttttttttctttaatggtGGGTGTGAGCTGCTGGCACGCTTCTTCAAACAGATGAGCTGCGTTCACGCTgcgcagaaaaaaaaacaacttatagTGCAGAGATCAAGGTCTCCTCCTTCTATTAAACCGATGCTTTGTTCTCCATCTTCATTCACTTTTAACTCGTCGTACTCaacctttcctcctctttttttttttttttttttttcccatccacTCCACCTTTTTTcacatcttaaaaaaaacatgaggcCAACTGGTGAAGTAGATTAGAGCTGATTTGGACAGCAGCTTAATTATCCTCTTCAGCACTAGATAGCACTTTTCTGTGTGGCTGCCACCCATTATTATAGCCTGATGGCATGTGCGCGTGCACAGacgcacactcacacgcacTCAGTTAAGCTGGCCTTTCAGAGTATACTTACTGTTGTCTTCGTCTGTTTAGCAGCTTAAATATGGCCCAGCACCTAGGTAATTAGGCATCTCTTATTCTCCGTGGAACAAAGTAAGCCCCAGCAAATTGGCCGCCTCGCTTGTCATTTAATTGGCTAAATGCGCCCAAACCCGGAGGTTTTTGGCGCTGTTGGTGGCTGAAGacgtaaaaaaataaataaatagaatattgTGGCTGATAAGTGAATTTTCTGTATGAGTCCTCTGTTTAAAGGAAATAAGTGAAGATTAAAGGGATCATATGTTGAGGTctgaaattattaaattatgttttaatttataataGTCTGTGGCTCTTAACTGACTTCTTGCTCGCGTCTTTTGTTTTCCAGGACATGACCACAATGTTTCGTCTGTAGCCATCATGCCCAATGGAGACCACATCATTTCTGCCTCAAGGgacaaaaccatgaaaatgtGGGAGGTTGCAACTGGGTACGCTTTTTTTCTGAAGACATCCTTAAACCATCCTTAAAACCTCAGTTTTAGCATGATGTTCAGCTTCATTAGTCACATCCAGTCTGACAACGTGAtaactttttctctctttttttttgcccattAGTTACTGTGTGAAGACCTTCACAGGCCACAGGGAGTGGGTCCGTATGGTGCGGCCCAACCAGGACGGCACTTTGGTTGCCAGCTGCTCCAACGACCAGACGGTGCGCGTGTGGGTCGTGGCCTCCAAAGAGTGcaaggctgaactgagggagCATGAGCACGTGGTGGAGTGCATCTCCTGGGCGCCAGAGAGCGCCTACCCCACCATCCTCGACGCCACAGGCTCTGAGGTAAGAGACTGCTCAGACCTCCTGTTTATCAGAAACATCTTCAGGTCTGGAGGGtatgagtcttttttttttttttttttaaggtgtcTTTTTGTTGTGCAGTTTCTAAGTCAGTTATACAGTTGGAGCACACAGGTACACTATTAGTTAGAGTAGATTGACATAATGTAGATGTACAATTACTGAAATTAAGGCACAGAACTAAAATAACCCATTAAACTCATGATGTTCAATGTGATTGATCATGAaagaacagcagagaggacagtcaATCAGTAGCAGAGCAGTCAGAATGTGATAACTGGTGAGAAATTGTGGAACTGgaaacacattttccacattttggCCCAAATGAGACAATGAATGACAAGAAAAACCAGCAGCACAGTCACGCATTTGTTATATACACACAACCATTTGCTGCCAATCTCACACAAAGCATCGTGATGGAGCTTGTGTATTTCCTTGAGTGAAAGCAGATGTAACAGGTAAACTCATGGTTAAGTACTGAGGCAAACAAAGTTTTATTCGATCCGATCTCTCCGTGATAACATGGTCTTTCTCGCGCTATAAGATGACGGAGAGTATGTTCCCCTTCTACATCCGTAGCCATGTCAGCGAGTCTTATCCGTCACTGCTCAGACTGACAGCCATGTTAACAGACCAGCTTGAaatgaagagtgtgtgtgtgtatgtgtgtgtgtgcagcatgaCCGAGAGTCAGCCCACACTCCCTCCTCATGCCTTGTGATCAACTGTGTCCAATTCTGGCCTTGTCagattaaaacaatattttcccTCGCAGCAGTTGTGAGAAGTGAAAAACAGGATTCACTTGCACAGAAGCAGAtttttggtgttgtttttgtaaCTTAACTAAACTCAAAGGGgagtgttttttcttgctgttgtCGCCAAGTGCTCGCTCACAGGGGAGttttgggtctctgtaaaataaagagtacagtctagacctgaTCTATGTGGAAAgagccctgagataacttctgatGTCATTtgatgctttataaataaaactgactcgACTAAA
This region of Thunnus maccoyii chromosome 6, fThuMac1.1, whole genome shotgun sequence genomic DNA includes:
- the LOC121898715 gene encoding lissencephaly-1 homolog; translated protein: MVLSQRQRDELNRAIADYLRSNGYEEAYSTFKKEAELDMNEELDKKYAGLLEKKWTSVIRLQKKVMELESKLNEAKEEITLGGPVTQKRDPKEWIPRPPERYALSGHRSPVTRVIFHPVFSVMVSASEDATIKVWDYETGDFERTLKGHTDSVQDISFDQTGKLLASCSADMTIKLWDFQGFECIRTMHGHDHNVSSVAIMPNGDHIISASRDKTMKMWEVATGYCVKTFTGHREWVRMVRPNQDGTLVASCSNDQTVRVWVVASKECKAELREHEHVVECISWAPESAYPTILDATGSESKKSGKPGPFLLSGSRDKTIKMWDVSIGMCLMTLVGHDNWVRGILFHPGGKFIVTCADDKTLRIWDYKNKRCMKTLCAHEHFVTSLDFHKAAPYVVTGSVDQTVKVWECR